AACGTGTTTCAAAGAAACACCTAACGAGGAGCAAAACCATTGTTATTCAGCATACAAAGTCGTTTCCATTCGATGCTCGCCCaataagtatatattatttgtattgtacatatacatacatacatatatgtaaactgggtttccattttttttttaactcggtgaggtttttatacccgttactcgtaaagtaaaagggtatactagattcgttttaacagacagaaggatgcgtttccgaccatataaagcttatatattcttgatcaggatcaataaccgagtcgatctggccatgtccgtctgtccgtcagaatgaacgtcgagatctcaggaactacaaaaactagaaagtttAGTATATTGACTCCAGAGACAAAGACCCAGCccaagtttgtcgattcatgttgccacgcccactctaacgctcacaaaccgcccaaagctgccacgcccacacttttgaaaaatgctttgatattttttcatttttgtattgttcaaaaaaactttttgccacgcccactctaacgcccacaaaccgcccaaagcagccacgcccacaattttgaaaaatgttttgatatcttttcatttttgtattagtcttgtaattttctatcgatttgccaaaaaacgcTTATGTCAGGAACCGAAGGTAACGTTTTCGAACATACTGACAAAAAAGACCgacaaaaaattttattttttaacagtATCcccttttaaaaatattttaaattttaaatgcgCTTTAAAATCATGCAACTTTATATTTGCATCATCTGAAATGATATTAACGCAAGAGAGAGGGAGGAAAAAGGGAGGACGTCAGACTACGTCATTTAACTTGATTTAtctaaaaacattaatttgttaaaaactAAAGAATGAGTGTGATTCGATTTTTGGTGGTTAGCtgcaaagaaaatattaaaggaatttgtaattttttttgcaatcttctagatttgttgaaaagtatgtaacaggcagaagaaagcgtttccgaccgtataaagtatatatattctttatcatCATAGAAAAatcttgaaaaaaaaattgactatagcgttctctcttgtttttctcttttatcTATTATATTAAgctaaattattaatttttttttattttgatattttttttgataatttgtgTTATGCAATGTTAATATGTTGACATTTGTTTCCACTTGCTTCTGATTAACtacgtttttgttttactttcaGATTGTTGTACCATATTAATATTGTTGCTAGGACCAACCGACTGAAAACAGAATCAGCTCAGAGGAACTTATTGTTACAACCCAAAGAGAGTTTTAAAAAAGAGTCAGAAAAGAACGAATTGTTGAGAAAAATGACTCTTCCAAGTGCTGCTCGCGTGTACACAGATGTCAATGCCCATAAGCCGGATGAATATTGGGACTATGAAAATTATGTGGTTGATTGGGGCAATCAGGACGATTATCAGTTGGTCCGTAAACTAGGCCGTGGAAAGTATTCTGAGGTCTTCGAAGCAATTAATATTACGACCACAGAAAAGTGCGTGGTTAAAATTCTAAAACCTGTTAAAAAGAAGAAGATAAAGCGTGAAATCAAAATTTTGGAGAACTTGCGTGGAGGAACTAATATAATAACACTTTTAGCCGTTGTCAAGGATCCAGTATCTCGTACACCAGCGTTGATTTTTGAGCACGTCAACAACACAGATTTCAAGCAACTTTACCAAACATTAACTGATTATGAGATTCGTTATTACTTGTTTGAGCTTCTTAAGGCACTTGACTACTGCCATAGCATGGGAATAATGCATCGTGATGTAAAGCCCCACAATGTTATGATCGATcacgaaaatcgaaaattgcGCCTTATAGATTGGGGACTTGCCGAATTTTATCATCCTGGTCAAGAATATAATGTTCGCGTGGCGTCCAGATATTTTAAAGGCCCCGAATTACTGGTAGATTACCAGATGTATGATTACTCACTGGATATGTGGTCATTGGGTTGCATGTTGGCGTCAATGATATTCCGAAAAGAGCCATTTTTCCATGGTCATGACAACTATGATCAATTGGTACGCATTGCAAAGGTGCTGGGCACCGAAGAACTCTACGCATATTTGGATAAATACAATATTGACCTCGATCCAAGATTTCACGATATTCTACAGCGTCACTCACGAAAGCGATGGGAAAGATTTGTCCATTCTGACAACCAACATTTAGTTTCTCCTGAAGCTCTAGACTTTCTTGATAAACTCTTGCGCTATGATCACGTTGACCGACTCACAGCTCGCGAAGCAATGGCCCATCCATATTTTTTACCTATTGTCAATGGACAAATGAATCCCAATAATCAGCAATAAGAAGTTTTTTCATTATGGTAAATACTGTAATTCGAGTTTGGGATAGCAGCCATTTAACAATATgataattatgcaaaaaaaaataaaaataataaaatacgaagaaaaataaaataaattaagctACTGTCTTAAAAATGACTTCTACTGTTCGTTAAGGGATTAAACAAAGAAATCGAATAAATTCTAAAAGTAAAAATCTAATTCCTTAATATTTATTCTGGGAATGatattgcaatatttttttgtataacaCCCGCATACTTTTTCCttcaaaaatatgtaaacaaaaGTCGTAAATATTTACGgtttcatttatttgtattcaatatcaatgtaattaaatttttaacatttattttatattcttttaataaaaccacttataattttataaaaagtCGAACTTAAATATTTGTCAACTATTGTATGAATTTTGAATACCTTAAAAACAGCTAACTTTAAATTGtctttttatatacatatttgagAATTCATTAGAAATATTTGGGAAAGTTTagatatataaaaaataaaaaatatatatatatatatatttatatgtatattttggTGGAATTGGTTTTTGGTTGTTTACCCAAATCCCACTAGTATGAAACTGGGGATCCCTAGACAACGACGATGAAAATAAGAGCAACGACTACAACGAAGTGCTGTACGACGGCGGTAGGGAGTTGTAGTTTGCTCGTAGAAAAAGTAAGTTTGCGTTTGTCCTGTGTGGCTTCGAGAGCGACAACGGACGGTGAAGACGAAACCGTGAGACAACGACGACCTATAATTTCCTTATCCTATATTGTTTGTCTTAAAATACGAATAAAGTTAATAATACTATAATAGAACCCCACATTTTGGGCGCTCGTTGGGGATTGTAGAAATGTGAACGGTattgaaaaagtgaaaaaaatttataacattaaacaaaagttgaacgtaaaaaaaaatatacagtcgaaatttttatacccgttactcgtagagtaaaagggtatactagattcgttgaaaagtatgtaacaggcagaaggaagcgtttccgaccatataaagtatatatattcttgatcaggatcaatagccgagtcgatatgaccatgtccgtctgtccgtctgaccgtccgtccgtctgtccgtccgtatgaacgctgagatctcaggaactacaaaagctagaaagttgaaattaagcatgcagactccagagacatagacgcagtgcaagtttgtcaattcatgttgccacgctcactctaacgcccacaaaccgcccaaaactgccacgcccacacttttgaaaaatgttatgatattttttcatttttgtattagtcttcttattttctatcgatttaccaaaacactttttgccacgccctctcgaacgaccacaaaccgcccaaagctgctacgaccacacttttgaaaaatgttttgatatattttcatttttgtgttggtcttgtaaatttctatcgatttgccaaaaaactttctgccaggCCCACTattacgcctacaaaccgccaaaaactgtgtttaagactctccttctcccttccactagctgagtaacgggtatcagatagtcggggaactcgactatagcgttctctcttgtttgtaCTATAATGGcgtgtttaaataatttcataagTGCTAGCTTACGTTTAAGCAAGAAATAGTGCATTGGAGGAGACAGAAGTAATCGTCAAGGACTACGGGAATTTACTGGTTTCGATTTCTCCGAAAATGACCACCGATATGGTGCAGAGGGTATACGCAGTAGATACTTTGACGCAGACTGACCTTGGGTGGATATGCAACATGTTAGGCATAGGGTATAGAAAAGAAGATCACGACAAAGAAGTTGCCAAGCTGATAACGCGTAATCTGTGGGCCACGAATTCCGGGTCAGCTTAACCAGCGGATGTTACCCAACAACGTTCCCAGCGACTCAGCGACAACGTTGCAGT
This portion of the Drosophila santomea strain STO CAGO 1482 chromosome 3L, Prin_Dsan_1.1, whole genome shotgun sequence genome encodes:
- the LOC120448526 gene encoding casein kinase II subunit alpha, which translates into the protein MTLPSAARVYTDVNAHKPDEYWDYENYVVDWGNQDDYQLVRKLGRGKYSEVFEAINITTTEKCVVKILKPVKKKKIKREIKILENLRGGTNIITLLAVVKDPVSRTPALIFEHVNNTDFKQLYQTLTDYEIRYYLFELLKALDYCHSMGIMHRDVKPHNVMIDHENRKLRLIDWGLAEFYHPGQEYNVRVASRYFKGPELLVDYQMYDYSLDMWSLGCMLASMIFRKEPFFHGHDNYDQLVRIAKVLGTEELYAYLDKYNIDLDPRFHDILQRHSRKRWERFVHSDNQHLVSPEALDFLDKLLRYDHVDRLTAREAMAHPYFLPIVNGQMNPNNQQ